The following are from one region of the Lytechinus pictus isolate F3 Inbred chromosome 4, Lp3.0, whole genome shotgun sequence genome:
- the LOC129259106 gene encoding tyrosine--tRNA ligase, cytoplasmic-like produces MATVEEKMELITRNLQEVLGRDKLETMLKEGKDIAVYWGTATTGKPHIAYFVPMSKLADLLRAGCQVTILLADLHGYLDNMKAPWDLLELRTKYYEHIIKAMLESIEVPIEKLRFVRGTDYQLSKEYTLDVYRLSSVVTEHDAKKAGAEVVKQVDHPLLSGLLYPGLQALDEEYLKCDAQFGGVDQRKIFTFAEKYLPQLGFAKRIHLMNPMVPGLTGTKMSSSEEDSKIDLLDDAAAVKRKIKKAFCEPGNIENNGVLSFVQYVLLPNLKTDLVIERKEEFGGNISFSSYESLQEAFAKGDVHPGDLKTAVTRELNKILDPIRQKFSSPELKKLTSKAYPPPPKKKGGAAQAGGAAAATEEIIPSRLDLRVGKIISAEKHPDADSLYLEKIDVGEEQPRTVISGLAGVIPLEDLVDRMVVMLCNLKPQKMRGIESQAMLMCACIENEDPRRIEPLCPPEGSAPGDRVFFEGYENKTADEELKPKKKVFEKLQVDLKTSDDGTAQWQDKPFQTKLGLIRAPTLKNASIR; encoded by the exons ATGGCTACAGTGGAGGAGAAAATGGAACTGATTACTAGAAATTTACAG GAGGTGCTTGGCAGGGATAAATTGGAGACGATGTTAAAGGAGGGAAAAGACATCGCTGTCTACTGGGGAACTGCTACGACCGGCAAGCCTCATATTGCTTACTTTGTCCCCATGAGCAAGCTAGCAGATCTACTAAGAGCAGGATGTCAG GTGACGATCCTCCTTGCTGATCTCCATGGTTACCTTGACAACATGAAGGCACCTTGGGACCTGCTTGAACTTAGGACCAAGTACTATGAGCACATCATCAAGGCCATGCTGGAATCCATTGAGGTACCTATTGAGAAGCTTAGGTTTGTGAGGGGAACAGACTACCAGCTTAGCAA GGAGTACACTCTTGATGTGTACAGACTATCATCCGTGGTCACTGAGCACGACGCCAAGAAGGCTGGAGCCGAGGTGGTCAAGCAGGTGGATCACCCCCTTCTCAGCGGTCTGCTCTACCCTGGTCTTCAGGCGCTAGATGAGGAGTACCTCAAGTGTGATGCCCAGTTTGGAGGTGTCGATCAGAGAAAGATCTTTACCTTTGCAGAGAAG TACTTGCCTCAACTTGGCTTTGCCAAGAGAATACATCTCATGAATCCTATGG TGCCTGGTTTAACAGGAACCAAGATGAGTTCATCAGAAGAG GATTCAAAGATTGATCTCCTGGACGATGCTGCGGCTGTGAAGAGGAAAATCAAAAAGGCATTCTGTGAACCGGGAAACATAGAAAACAATGGAGTATTATCATTCGTCCAGTATGTGCTGCTACCAAACTTAAAAacag ACTTAGTGATTGAGAGGAAGGAAGAGTTTGGAGGAAATATAAGCTTTTCATCCTATGAATCTCTGCAAGAGGCTTTTGCCAAAGGG GATGTACATCCTGGTGACTTGAAGACTGCTGTGACGAGGGAACTCAATAAGATCCTGGATCCAATCAGACAGAAATTCTCTAGTCCAGAACTCAAGAAACTTACCTCAAAGGCCTACCCTCCACCTCCAAAGAAAA agggaGGTGCAGCACAAGCTGgaggagcagcagcagcaactgAAGAGATCATTCCATCAAGATTAGATCTTAGAGTCGGCAAAATCATCTCAGCAGAAAAA CATCCAGATGCCGATTCGCTCTACTTGGAGAAGATTGATGTTGGTGAAGAACAACCTCGGACGGTCATCAGCGGTCTAGCGGGTGTGATCCCTCTTGAAGACCTTGTTGACCGCATGGTGGTCATGTTATGTAATCTAAAACCCCAGAAGATGAGGGGGATTGAGTCACAGGCAATGCTCATGTGTGCTTGCAT agaGAATGAGGATCCAAGACGGATTGAGCCGCTTTGCCCTCCAGAGGGCAGTGCACCAGGTGATCGTGTTTTCTTTGAAGGCTATGAGAACAAGACTGCAGATGAAGAACTCAAACCCAAGAAGAAGGTCTTTGAAAAGCTTCAG GTTGACTTGAAAACTTCAGACGATGGAACAGCTCAGTGGCAAGACAAACCTTTCCAGACCAAGCTTGGCCTCATCAGAGCGCCAACACTCAAGAATGCTTCAATACGCTGA